A region from the Bactrocera dorsalis isolate Fly_Bdor chromosome 1, ASM2337382v1, whole genome shotgun sequence genome encodes:
- the LOC105231105 gene encoding protein croquemort, with amino-acid sequence MCCSCCGVTQQKIWVFLIAVLFLVPGLLLVILWTDFINDKIYDMLPLGPCSNTYDKWVQTPIPVYMYMYLFNWTNPDQVRTIGVKPNFQQVGPFVYREEKLKEDITWHSNKTVSYYGQRTWYFEPEMSGASLDDLVTCPHLPSLAAANVMRDESKILKLGFNIALNNNGGALYQTHTAGEWLFDGFYDEFLDYAMKLNSSMTGPVESNHFAWFLNRNGSKEFEGLFTVHTGQGDLTQMGEIKFWNGVNHTGFYEGECGRLNGSTADLWVPNIGPEEYITVYITDTCRIINLVPTGEVEIEGIKATMYETKPDTFDNGQRNADMKCYCPSDKQPDNCPATGVTDLGPCAEGVPMYLSHPHFMYADESFANTTTGLEPDYDKHNFFIVMERKLGVPLQVNANVMVSLHIRNDSDITILRDLPEFYAPLFVTSSKAVISKELAKEIKLALNLPAIGFYCGLASIIIGAIIGTVGIYLTVTHNWYGESKK; translated from the exons AtgtgttgcagttgttgtggcGTAACTCAGCAGAAAATATGGGTGTTTCTAATAGCCGTTTTGTTCCTTGTGCCAGGATTGCTCTTAGTCATTTTGTGGACAGACTTTATAAACGATAAAATATACGAT ATGCTGCCCCTTGGTCCTTGCTCGAACACATACGACAAATGGGTGCAGACACCCATACCGGTctacatgtatatgtatctcTTCAATTGGACAAATCCGGACCAGGTGCGCACAATTGGTGTCAAGCCGAATTTCCAGCAAGTGGGTCCATTTGTTTATAGAGAGGAAAAGCTCAAAGAAGATATAACCTGGCACTCAAACAAAACTGTATCTTACTATGGGCAGCGTACATGGTACTTTGAACCCGAGATGTCGGGAGCCTCGCTGGATGACCTAGTAACTTGTCCGCATCTGCCCTCTTTG GCCGCAGCAAACGTGATGCGGGATGAATCAAAAATCCTCAAATTAGGCTTCAATATCGCGCTCAATAATAATGGTGGCGCGCTCTATCAGACACACACGGCCGGTGAATGGCTTTTCGATGGTTTTTACGATGAGTTTCTGGACTATGCTATGAAACTAAATAGTTCCATGACTGGCCCTGTGGAATCGAATCATTTTGCTTGGTTTCTTAATCGCAACGGCTCTAAAGAGTTCGAGGGCCTCTTCACCGTACACACTGGCCAAGGCGATTTGACCCAAATGggtgaaattaaattttggaaCGGTGTAAATCACACTGGCTTCTATGAGGGTGAGTGCGGTCGCCTGAATGGCAGTACTGCCGATCTGTGGGTACCGAATATTGGTCCCGAAGAATACATCACGGTCTATATTACCGACACATGTCGCATTATCAATCTGGTACCAACCGGTGAAGTTGAAATTGAAGGCATCAAAGCGACCATGTATGAAACCAAACCGGACACATTCGACAACGGTCAACGTAATGCCGATATGAAGTGTTATTGCCCAAGTGATAAACAACCCGACAATTGTCCGGCGACTGGTGTGACCGACCTCGGTCCATGCGCTGAAGGCGTACCCATGTACTTGTCGCACCCACATTTCATGTACGCCGATGAGAGTTTCGCAAACACGACAACTGGTCTCGAGCCCGATTATGacaaacacaattttttcataGTTATGGAGCGAAAACTGGGTGTACCGTTGCAGGTGAATGCCAATGTCATGGTCAGCTTACACATAAGGAACGACAGTGATATAAC CATTTTGCGTGACTTACCGGAGTTTTATGCGCCGCTTTTTGTGACCTCAAGTAAGGCTGTTATCAGTAAGGAGCTTGCAAAGGAAATTAAG CTCGCTTTGAATCTGCCCGCGATTGGATTTTATTGCGGATTAGCGTCTATAATTATAGGCGCTATTATTGGAACTGTTGGCATATATCTGACCGTTACTCATAACTGGTATGGcgaatctaaaaaataa
- the LOC105231096 gene encoding phosrestin-2, giving the protein MVVNFKVFKKVSPNNMITLYMNKREFVDSITVVEPVDGIIVLDDEYLRQNRKIYVQLICNFRYGREDDEMIGLRFQKELTLVSQQVYPQQKVDIQLTKMQERLLKKLGSNAFPFVMELPPSSPASVVLQQKANDETQPCGVQYFVKVFTGDSECDRSHRRSTINLGIRKVQYAPNKQGIQPCTVVRKDFLLSPGELELEVTLDKQLYHHSEKIAVNICVRNNSNKVVKKIKTMVQQGVDVVLFQNGQFRNTIAFVETSEGCPLNPGSSLQKVMYLVPTLVANCDRAGIAVEGDVKRKETSLASTTLIASQDARDAFGIIVSYAVKVKLFLGALGGELCAELPFILMHPKPSRKAQDAEAEAEA; this is encoded by the exons ATGGTTGTCAACTTTAAGGTCTTTAAAAAGGTCTCACCCAACAACATGATCACCTTGTACATGAACAAGCGTGAATTCGTCGACTCCATAACGGTGGTGGAGCCAGTCG ATGGTATTATCGTTCTGGATGACGAATATTTGCGGCAAAACCGCAAAATCTACGTGCAACTCATCTGCAACTTCCGTTATGGACGCGAAGACGATGAAATGATCGGCTTGCGTTTCCAAAAGGAACTAACGCTCGTCTCGCAGCAGGTGTATCCACAGCAGAAGGTCGACATACAGTTGACCAAAATGCAGGAGCGCTTATTAAAGAAACTCGGCTCCAATGCTTTCCCCTTCGTTATGGAGTTGCCACCCAGTTCACCAGCTTCGGTTGTGCTGCAGCAGAAGGCCAACGATGAGACGCAACCTTGCGGTGTGCAATATTTCGTGAAAGTCTTTACCGGCGATAGCGAATGTGATCGCTCACATCGCCGCAGCACCATCAATTTGGGTATACGCAAAGTACAGTATGCACCCAATAAGCAGGGCATACAGCCTTGCACGGTGGTACGCAAAGATTTTCTACTCTCACCCGGTGAACTGGAGCTGGAAGTGACGCTGGATAAGCAACTGTATCATCACAGTGAGAAAATCGCTGTGAATATCTGTGTGCGTAATAATTCGAATAAGGTTGTGAAGAAGATCAAGACCATGGTACAGCAAGGTGTCGATGTGGTGCTCTTCCAGAATGGACAATTCCGCAATACGATTGCATTTGTGGAGACTAGTGAGGGTTGTCCGCTCAATCCGGGTTCCAGCTTGCAAAAGGTTATGTACTTGGTGCCGACATTGGTAGCCAATTGTGACCGTGCTGGCATCGCCGTTGAGGGTGATGTTAAGCGCAAGGAGACGTCACTGGCATCGACTACTCT GATCGCCAGTCAAGATGCGCGCGATGCTTTCGGCATCATCGTTTCGTACGCCGTAAAGGTCAAGCTATTCTTGGGCGCTTTGGGAGGCGAACTATGTGCTGAGTTACCATTTATTTTGATGCATCCCAAG CCCAGCCGCAAAGCCCAGGACGCCGAGGCAGAAGCCGAAGCTTAA